One genomic segment of Novosphingobium sp. RL4 includes these proteins:
- a CDS encoding RNA polymerase sigma factor, whose translation MTRRDDAEDLLHDAWVNVTTGSTLARNADALLARAATSRGIDAYRREQRAGETLVWCPDVAAVADNHPLQDEVLIARERLDRLRVGVEALSPRTRQIFLMYRLDGRKYREIAEELGISQSAVEKHIAKAMVHLAEWMENW comes from the coding sequence ATGACGCGGCGTGACGACGCTGAGGATCTGCTTCACGACGCATGGGTCAACGTCACCACCGGCTCGACCCTCGCTCGGAATGCCGATGCACTACTCGCCCGCGCTGCGACGAGCCGAGGTATCGATGCTTATCGACGCGAACAACGGGCAGGGGAAACTCTCGTGTGGTGTCCCGATGTTGCTGCGGTTGCAGACAACCATCCACTGCAGGATGAGGTGCTCATCGCTCGCGAGCGGCTCGACCGGTTGCGCGTCGGGGTCGAAGCGCTTAGCCCGCGTACGCGGCAGATTTTCTTGATGTATCGACTGGACGGCCGTAAATATCGTGAGATCGCCGAGGAACTCGGCATCAGCCAAAGCGCCGTAGAAAAGCATATTGCCAAGGCGATGGTGCATCTGGCCGAGTGGATGGAGAATTGGTGA
- a CDS encoding TolC family protein → MPSKRLSLWSLAAGLCALAAPGVAQQIAPLPRPAPLDAPVLQLDDLLANSARQSPQIIEALARTRAADAKRLTAEGAFDTVFSAEGGSRLVGYYGGTYADAKLARPLENWGGQIYGGYRASSGRFPIYEDKNYTNEFGEIRAGAVFSLLRDRMIDDRRFGRVTADADRAVADAERQMVAIGVQRKALDAYLNWVASGERLKVYRHLLDLAQERQRGLDRAYRAGLRPRIVLTENDQMVLRRQAMVVQSEQAMAAAANALSLYWRDSEGNPTIPRREQLPASLPDPVVTAIPHDLQRPDLLVADLKTRLVQDRLALDRNALLPRLDLNMEVARDIGDIGPGGASRSGNDVRFGIKISVPLEQRTARGKLMQTQAELDANQTRARWLDEQIRAEVDGIAIAFDAATQLIALSQQEKQRADTMAVAERRRFEMGASDLFLVNTREEAAASVALNLLDGHLKRLASSADLAASSGNAAALGL, encoded by the coding sequence ATGCCAAGTAAGCGCCTTTCCCTGTGGTCGCTGGCTGCTGGTCTCTGCGCACTTGCTGCGCCGGGGGTAGCCCAGCAAATCGCGCCCTTGCCCCGGCCTGCGCCGCTCGATGCGCCGGTGCTGCAACTGGACGACCTGCTCGCCAACTCCGCCCGGCAATCGCCGCAGATCATCGAGGCGCTGGCCCGCACCCGCGCTGCCGATGCCAAACGGCTGACCGCGGAAGGTGCGTTCGATACGGTCTTCTCCGCCGAGGGCGGATCGCGGCTGGTCGGTTATTACGGCGGCACTTATGCGGATGCGAAACTGGCGCGTCCGCTGGAGAACTGGGGCGGCCAGATCTATGGCGGCTACCGCGCATCCAGCGGCCGGTTCCCGATCTACGAGGACAAGAACTACACCAACGAGTTCGGCGAGATCCGCGCTGGTGCGGTGTTCTCCCTGCTGCGCGACCGGATGATCGACGATCGCCGCTTCGGCCGGGTGACGGCGGATGCCGATCGCGCAGTGGCCGATGCCGAGCGGCAGATGGTGGCCATCGGCGTGCAGCGCAAGGCGCTCGACGCTTACCTGAACTGGGTGGCGAGCGGTGAGCGGCTCAAGGTCTATCGTCATCTCCTCGATCTTGCGCAGGAACGCCAGCGAGGCCTCGATCGTGCCTATAGGGCCGGGCTGCGCCCGCGTATCGTCCTGACCGAGAACGACCAGATGGTGCTGCGCCGTCAGGCCATGGTCGTCCAGTCCGAGCAGGCCATGGCCGCCGCCGCCAATGCCCTCTCGCTCTACTGGCGCGACAGTGAGGGCAATCCCACGATCCCACGCCGCGAACAGTTGCCCGCCTCCCTGCCGGATCCGGTCGTCACGGCCATACCGCACGATCTGCAGCGGCCGGACCTGCTGGTCGCCGACCTGAAGACCCGGCTGGTGCAGGATCGTCTCGCGCTCGACCGCAATGCCCTGCTGCCGCGCCTCGACCTCAACATGGAAGTGGCGCGCGACATCGGCGATATCGGTCCCGGCGGCGCCTCGCGCAGCGGCAACGACGTGCGTTTCGGTATCAAGATCTCGGTCCCGCTCGAACAGCGTACGGCGCGCGGCAAGCTGATGCAGACGCAGGCGGAACTCGATGCCAACCAGACCCGCGCGCGCTGGCTGGACGAGCAGATCCGCGCCGAAGTGGACGGCATCGCCATCGCCTTCGATGCCGCGACGCAGCTTATCGCCCTGTCCCAGCAGGAAAAGCAGCGAGCGGATACTATGGCGGTTGCGGAGCGGCGCCGCTTCGAGATGGGCGCCAGCGACCTGTTCCTCGTCAACACGCGCGAGGAAGCGGCGGCCAGCGTTGCCCTGAACCTGCTAGACGGCCATCTCAAACGCCTCGCATCGAGCGCCGACTTGGCGGCCTCGTCCGGCAATGCCGCAGCATTGGGGCTTTAG
- a CDS encoding catalase, which translates to MAKKPANPHARSSDTLTPTDPSGADVGGESPNKASPVPADAEISLAYAEPQKAGGETHQEAGGEVPTLTTQQGIPVADDQNSLKQGARGPTLLEDFHFREKIFHFDHERIPERVVHARGYGAHGFFELTDSLSDVSRADVFQRVGERTPAFVRFSTVAGSKGSFDLARDVRGFAVKLYTQEGNWDLVGNNIPVFFIQDAIKFPDLIHAAKPEPDRAFPQAQTAHDNFWDFVSLTPESFHMLMWTMSDRAIPRSFRTMEGFGVHTFRLLDAEGNSTFVKFHWKPKQGLQSVVWNEAVKINGADPDFHRRDLWEAINSGDFPEWELGVQLFDDAFADSFDFDVLDATKLIPEELVPIRVVGRLVLDRVVDNFFAETEQVAFCTQNVPPGIDFSNDPLLQGRNFSYLDTQIKRLGGPNFTHIPINAPKCPMHHFQQDGHMAMQNPKGRANYEPNSWGATLGGPREDPVRGFTSYAEEADGPKQRVRSESFADHYSQARQFFVSQMPIEQKHIGDALVFELSKVERTDIRSRTVSHLLNIDPGLAATVADGLGIALPDAAVAAREPITDLPASAALSIVRNAPDSFKGRKLGILLSEGADAAIFKALLAAVEAEGAVYEVIAPRIAGVTLSDGTTVAAKQKIDGGPSVLFDAVAIVVSEAGAALLALDAAAKDFVTDAFAHCKFIGFTPEADTIFVKAGIADDLDDACLELEHVEDANAFVVACRELRHWPRELEVDLDARPSA; encoded by the coding sequence ATGGCCAAGAAGCCAGCGAACCCGCATGCTCGATCGTCCGACACGCTGACCCCGACCGATCCGTCCGGGGCCGATGTGGGCGGCGAATCCCCGAACAAGGCATCTCCGGTGCCAGCCGACGCCGAGATATCACTGGCTTACGCAGAACCCCAAAAAGCAGGCGGCGAAACACATCAGGAGGCCGGCGGCGAAGTGCCCACGCTGACCACCCAGCAGGGCATCCCGGTCGCGGACGACCAGAACAGCCTGAAGCAGGGCGCGCGGGGGCCGACGCTGCTGGAGGACTTCCATTTTCGCGAGAAGATCTTCCATTTCGATCACGAACGCATACCCGAACGTGTGGTTCATGCGCGCGGATATGGCGCGCACGGGTTTTTCGAACTGACCGACAGCCTGTCGGACGTCAGCCGCGCCGACGTTTTCCAGCGGGTGGGCGAGCGTACGCCTGCCTTCGTGCGCTTTTCCACGGTCGCGGGTTCCAAGGGTTCGTTCGATCTCGCCCGCGACGTGCGCGGTTTCGCGGTCAAGCTCTATACCCAGGAAGGCAACTGGGACCTCGTGGGCAACAATATCCCGGTGTTCTTCATCCAGGATGCCATCAAGTTTCCCGACCTGATCCATGCCGCCAAGCCCGAGCCCGACCGTGCCTTCCCGCAAGCCCAGACCGCGCACGACAACTTCTGGGACTTCGTCAGCCTGACGCCGGAAAGCTTCCACATGCTCATGTGGACCATGTCCGACCGCGCCATCCCCCGTTCGTTCCGCACGATGGAGGGTTTCGGCGTCCACACTTTCCGGCTGTTGGACGCAGAGGGTAACTCCACTTTCGTCAAGTTCCACTGGAAGCCCAAGCAAGGCCTTCAGTCTGTGGTGTGGAACGAGGCCGTGAAGATCAACGGCGCCGATCCCGACTTTCACCGCCGCGACTTGTGGGAGGCGATCAATTCCGGGGACTTTCCCGAATGGGAACTGGGCGTCCAACTGTTCGACGATGCCTTTGCCGACAGCTTCGACTTCGACGTGCTCGATGCAACCAAGCTGATTCCCGAGGAACTTGTGCCGATCCGCGTAGTGGGTCGGCTGGTCCTCGACCGCGTGGTCGACAACTTCTTCGCCGAGACCGAACAGGTTGCCTTCTGCACGCAGAACGTGCCGCCGGGCATCGACTTCTCGAACGATCCTCTGCTGCAGGGCCGCAACTTCTCGTACCTCGACACGCAGATAAAGCGGCTGGGCGGTCCCAATTTCACGCACATTCCCATCAATGCGCCCAAGTGTCCGATGCACCATTTCCAGCAGGACGGGCACATGGCGATGCAGAACCCCAAGGGGCGGGCAAATTACGAGCCCAACAGTTGGGGCGCAACGCTTGGCGGGCCGCGCGAGGATCCGGTACGCGGCTTCACCAGCTATGCGGAGGAAGCAGACGGCCCCAAGCAGCGTGTGAGGTCCGAAAGCTTTGCCGATCACTACAGCCAGGCCCGCCAGTTCTTCGTGAGCCAGATGCCGATCGAGCAGAAGCACATTGGCGACGCGCTGGTGTTCGAGCTTTCGAAGGTGGAGCGGACCGACATCCGCTCGCGCACGGTTTCGCATCTGCTCAACATCGATCCCGGCCTCGCCGCAACCGTAGCGGATGGCCTGGGCATCGCGCTGCCAGATGCCGCCGTCGCGGCGCGAGAGCCGATAACCGACCTGCCTGCCTCGGCCGCGCTCAGCATCGTCAGGAACGCCCCCGACAGTTTCAAGGGGCGCAAGCTGGGGATACTGCTCAGCGAGGGCGCCGATGCGGCGATCTTCAAGGCGCTGCTGGCGGCCGTGGAAGCGGAAGGGGCCGTTTACGAGGTTATCGCTCCCAGGATCGCGGGCGTCACCCTGTCCGACGGCACGACGGTGGCTGCAAAGCAGAAGATCGATGGCGGCCCTTCGGTGCTGTTCGATGCCGTGGCGATCGTGGTGTCCGAAGCCGGGGCCGCGCTGCTGGCACTGGATGCGGCGGCGAAGGATTTCGTCACCGATGCCTTCGCGCACTGCAAGTTCATCGGCTTCACGCCCGAGGCGGACACGATCTTCGTCAAGGCCGGGATTGCCGATGACCTCGACGATGCCTGTCTTGAACTCGAACATGTCGAAGATGCGAATGCCTTCGTGGTCGCCTGCCGCGAACTGCGCCATTGGCCGCGCGAACTGGAGGTCGACCTGGATGCACGGCCCTCGGCTTGA
- a CDS encoding phosphoesterase: MMRSGWLLAPAITMVNVMPACAEEAAQRRWLAGDHHVHSIYSARYEADPEHPERVPEPVIGGDSSHTILQNIQMARRFGLDWMVATDHGGPGHSALNHDRAWPDVVAARKAVPDMVLFYGMEFDVPGGEHASLILPTDAAERAMLRDIESRFGKREAFPADPTRNTKPQMIAALRYMAGLQHPPVLIGNHPSRTATGHGEWGLHTPAEYLAWQKAAPNVVIGMEGAPGHQAARPEAGADKAHGSRGLYGGFPTMGGFDQMVARLGGAWDALLGKGMHWTITANSDSHGHWREGGADFWPGEYSRTWVFAERNAPDILDGLRNGRVFVTTGNLVDRLDVTAAVGPRPSRAAAMGETLMVHKGDELTITIRFRPAPPHHAAGQVPKVDHVDLIAGGASGVEGDRNRSTRLVKRFTSRDFRADGDSLIVSHRMKVLEGITYLRIRGTNTPQGEPEPDFVGEDPWRDLWFYSNPIYFAQK; this comes from the coding sequence ATGATGCGTTCAGGATGGCTTCTCGCCCCGGCTATCACCATGGTAAATGTCATGCCGGCCTGTGCCGAAGAGGCGGCTCAAAGACGCTGGCTAGCCGGTGATCATCATGTGCACAGCATCTACAGCGCCCGCTATGAAGCGGATCCCGAACATCCCGAGCGCGTGCCGGAGCCCGTCATCGGCGGCGATTCTTCCCACACGATCCTGCAGAACATTCAGATGGCGCGTCGCTTCGGGCTGGACTGGATGGTCGCGACGGATCACGGCGGGCCCGGGCATTCCGCGCTCAACCATGACCGTGCCTGGCCGGATGTCGTGGCGGCACGCAAGGCGGTGCCGGACATGGTCCTGTTCTACGGCATGGAATTCGACGTTCCGGGCGGAGAGCATGCCAGCCTGATCCTGCCGACCGATGCCGCCGAGCGCGCGATGCTGCGCGATATCGAATCCCGCTTCGGCAAGCGCGAGGCGTTTCCGGCCGATCCGACCCGCAACACCAAGCCTCAGATGATCGCAGCGCTGCGATACATGGCCGGTCTTCAGCATCCGCCGGTGCTGATCGGCAATCATCCATCGCGAACGGCGACAGGCCATGGCGAATGGGGCCTGCATACGCCTGCCGAGTACCTTGCTTGGCAGAAAGCCGCTCCGAATGTCGTGATCGGCATGGAAGGTGCACCGGGGCATCAGGCTGCCAGGCCGGAAGCGGGCGCGGACAAGGCGCATGGCTCGCGTGGTCTGTACGGCGGCTTCCCGACCATGGGTGGTTTCGATCAGATGGTCGCCCGGCTGGGAGGAGCATGGGATGCACTACTGGGGAAGGGTATGCACTGGACCATTACCGCCAACTCGGATTCGCACGGGCATTGGCGGGAAGGCGGCGCGGACTTCTGGCCGGGGGAATATTCCAGGACCTGGGTCTTCGCCGAGCGGAACGCCCCAGACATACTCGATGGACTGCGCAACGGGCGCGTCTTCGTAACCACCGGCAATTTGGTGGACCGACTGGATGTGACGGCGGCGGTTGGACCGAGGCCGTCACGGGCGGCGGCGATGGGGGAAACCCTGATGGTACACAAAGGTGATGAACTCACCATCACTATTCGATTCCGCCCCGCGCCCCCCCATCACGCCGCCGGGCAAGTTCCCAAGGTCGATCACGTCGATCTGATCGCGGGTGGCGCTTCCGGCGTCGAGGGGGATCGCAACCGCAGCACTCGGCTCGTGAAGCGCTTTACGTCGCGCGATTTTCGGGCCGACGGCGATAGTCTGATCGTATCGCATCGGATGAAGGTTTTAGAGGGAATAACCTATCTGCGAATTCGCGGCACCAACACGCCGCAGGGCGAACCCGAGCCTGACTTCGTCGGAGAAGATCCCTGGCGTGATCTCTGGTTCTATTCCAACCCGATCTACTTTGCCCAGAAGTGA
- a CDS encoding TonB-dependent receptor — protein MTSFKRQLCRSAALALALSSASLATSVHAQARQARIAIAAQPMDQALEQLARQSGEDILFTRDAVARLNAPPVSGEFDAETAVRRLIAGTSLTVVRDGSGALIVRPLTAAAAQTPEIANGEPAPASEIVVTAPFSDGVERSLGVKRNADSIADAVVAADIGKLPAFNVAEALQRVPGVTIVREAGEGQFISVRGLGPNFQAVTFDGMPLAYNENIRNSGQSGRQFRLQVLPATLIDSVVVTKSPTADLVESGIGSTVDIRLIKPLDRTSFVAANAYAGYEERTDTVNPNGTISAGWRNEDKTFGVLAGLSYSRRKIQFDRLRMGWQDAEVEGLRTLRVPGDAQPYLETEDRERISAVVGLQWRPSPSFEIDVDGLFSQFNNETTERRLTYYIPSQLSRLDLSTAVVEDGRLVAGTIRGARVRNYSEYMDQSHQNLQLNTTIKLDLGDWHIEPRVSYARASSDLDTPIQRVQYRTASGRGGNLTFDFSGDVLNKGRVTSLYTDLDLTDPSLMPFESFAVRPINSIDEDKSFILNVSREMNFAVGGIRLSRLRFGGQVSDRYRDYQRRDRNSASLRDGFTLTDAFLQYPVPGNAFDQSIVNRQAWTNVDWALFNQAYTLGSEYDGVSPNASDLEPTAADLQNSYRIGEKIQALYGRIDFESDVGDVPVSGNFGLRYVRTETEVRGTAIAPVPNGSGGVTTEVLPTTTRATYGEFLPSANAMFKFSDNVQLRLGVARTMTRPSLSELRNSINTNSVTVTSIYNQGAAALDDPTLNLQASGGNPNLRPYTSWNFDASFEWYFDKFGAFTVAAFHKDISNYIASDFETRTLAFAVNDGSTLPVDILVATPTNVGDAAISGVEFGYTNKLPFGLGVTATATFATSKLELNTTGVGIQSAGIQGVSDVSYSITPFFETGPFEINLSYTYRSNYMTDSGANVTSLPSPEDVVAYYQKGFGIVDLGASYKIRPNIEMFMQAVNVLDERQVSFAGSKSEVSEIHTFGRTVNFGVRAKF, from the coding sequence ATGACTTCTTTCAAACGGCAGCTTTGCCGATCGGCGGCGCTTGCGCTGGCTCTTTCAAGCGCATCTCTGGCGACTTCTGTACATGCTCAGGCGCGCCAGGCGCGCATCGCGATTGCTGCTCAGCCGATGGACCAGGCGCTGGAGCAGCTTGCGCGGCAGAGCGGAGAGGATATCCTGTTCACTCGCGACGCGGTGGCGCGTCTGAACGCACCTCCCGTTTCCGGTGAGTTCGATGCGGAGACGGCCGTTCGCCGTCTGATCGCGGGTACGTCGCTCACCGTCGTGCGCGATGGCTCCGGCGCGCTCATCGTCCGCCCTCTGACGGCGGCGGCCGCACAAACGCCCGAAATCGCGAACGGCGAACCGGCCCCGGCCAGTGAAATCGTCGTAACCGCGCCGTTTTCGGACGGTGTCGAGCGCTCGCTCGGCGTGAAGCGCAACGCGGACTCGATCGCGGATGCGGTCGTCGCCGCCGATATCGGCAAGCTGCCGGCGTTCAACGTGGCCGAGGCGCTGCAGCGCGTGCCCGGCGTCACCATCGTGCGCGAAGCCGGCGAAGGCCAGTTCATCAGCGTGCGCGGTCTGGGGCCGAACTTCCAGGCGGTGACGTTCGACGGCATGCCGCTCGCCTACAATGAGAACATCCGCAACTCTGGCCAGTCCGGCCGCCAGTTCCGCCTTCAGGTGCTGCCGGCCACGCTGATCGACAGCGTCGTCGTTACCAAGTCGCCCACGGCCGATCTGGTCGAGAGCGGCATCGGTTCGACCGTCGACATTCGTCTCATCAAGCCGCTTGACCGCACATCTTTCGTCGCCGCCAATGCCTATGCAGGCTATGAGGAACGTACCGATACGGTAAATCCGAATGGCACGATCTCTGCCGGCTGGCGCAATGAGGACAAGACCTTCGGCGTACTGGCGGGCCTGTCCTATTCACGTCGCAAGATCCAGTTCGATCGCCTGCGCATGGGATGGCAGGATGCCGAAGTGGAAGGCCTCCGAACGCTGCGGGTCCCCGGCGATGCGCAGCCCTATCTGGAGACCGAGGATCGCGAACGCATCAGCGCCGTCGTCGGCCTGCAGTGGCGCCCGTCCCCTAGTTTCGAGATCGACGTCGACGGCCTGTTCTCGCAGTTCAACAACGAGACGACCGAGCGCCGCCTTACGTATTACATCCCGAGCCAGCTTTCGCGGCTCGACCTGTCTACAGCGGTGGTCGAGGACGGCAGACTTGTTGCAGGCACGATCCGCGGCGCGCGCGTTCGCAACTACAGCGAATACATGGACCAGTCGCACCAGAACCTCCAACTGAACACCACGATCAAGCTGGACCTCGGCGACTGGCATATCGAGCCGCGCGTCAGCTATGCCCGCGCCAGCAGTGACCTCGATACGCCGATCCAGCGCGTGCAGTACCGCACGGCCAGCGGACGGGGCGGCAATCTCACGTTCGATTTCAGCGGCGATGTCCTGAACAAAGGCCGTGTCACCTCACTCTATACCGATCTCGACCTGACCGATCCCTCGCTCATGCCGTTCGAGAGCTTCGCCGTCCGCCCGATCAATTCGATCGACGAGGACAAGAGCTTCATTCTCAACGTCTCGCGCGAGATGAATTTCGCTGTCGGGGGCATCCGCCTGTCGAGGCTGCGTTTCGGCGGGCAAGTCTCGGACCGTTACCGCGACTATCAGCGCCGCGATCGCAACAGTGCGAGCCTGCGCGACGGGTTCACACTTACCGACGCCTTCCTGCAATATCCGGTGCCAGGTAATGCCTTCGACCAGTCGATTGTGAACCGGCAGGCCTGGACCAACGTGGACTGGGCGCTGTTCAACCAGGCCTACACGCTCGGTAGCGAGTATGACGGTGTCAGCCCCAATGCATCTGATCTGGAGCCTACAGCCGCCGACCTTCAGAACTCCTACCGCATCGGCGAGAAGATCCAAGCGCTGTACGGCCGCATCGATTTCGAATCCGATGTAGGTGATGTGCCGGTCTCCGGCAATTTCGGCCTGCGTTACGTGCGTACCGAAACCGAAGTGCGCGGCACCGCCATAGCGCCCGTCCCGAACGGTTCGGGCGGCGTGACCACCGAAGTCCTGCCCACGACCACGCGCGCCACTTATGGCGAGTTCCTGCCCAGCGCCAATGCGATGTTCAAGTTCTCGGACAATGTGCAGTTGCGTCTGGGCGTGGCGCGCACGATGACGCGCCCGTCGCTCTCGGAACTGCGTAATTCGATCAACACGAACAGTGTTACCGTGACGAGCATCTACAACCAGGGTGCGGCGGCGCTGGATGATCCGACGCTCAACTTGCAGGCGTCGGGCGGCAACCCCAACCTGCGCCCCTACACCTCGTGGAATTTCGACGCATCGTTCGAATGGTACTTCGACAAGTTCGGCGCGTTCACGGTGGCCGCGTTCCACAAGGACATCAGCAACTATATCGCATCGGACTTCGAGACGCGCACGCTGGCTTTCGCCGTCAACGACGGCTCCACGCTGCCGGTGGATATTCTGGTGGCCACCCCGACCAACGTGGGCGACGCGGCGATCTCGGGCGTCGAGTTCGGCTATACCAACAAGCTGCCTTTCGGCCTCGGCGTCACTGCAACAGCGACCTTCGCGACCTCCAAGCTGGAGTTGAACACTACGGGCGTCGGCATCCAGTCGGCCGGAATCCAGGGTGTGTCGGACGTCAGCTACTCGATCACGCCCTTCTTCGAGACCGGGCCGTTCGAGATCAACCTCAGCTACACGTATCGCAGCAACTACATGACCGATTCCGGCGCCAATGTGACCTCGCTGCCCAGCCCCGAGGATGTCGTGGCATATTACCAGAAGGGTTTCGGCATCGTCGACCTTGGCGCCAGCTACAAGATCAGACCGAACATTGAAATGTTCATGCAGGCCGTGAACGTCCTCGACGAACGGCAGGTCTCCTTCGCCGGAAGCAAGAGCGAAGTCAGCGAGATCCATACGTTCGGCCGGACGGTGAATTTCGGCGTTCGCGCCAAGTTCTGA
- a CDS encoding FecR family protein, giving the protein MSRRAVLAGGAGLALTCGLGLGWQHALAGVYETAVGEQRRFVLDDNTRIMLDTNTRVRFTASNSRRLLTLASGRVDVEIARDVRPFVIEAGDRSVVAQSGRLDLRRDDDVVLITAVQGSAQVQSVDARVELSAGHRIAMEPGRRDHLDRPEIDDLLAWQSGRLAFRDETVAQAVAEMNRYSRRELVVADPRAANLRLSGVYRVGDPEAFARSLEVLLPVEITAAPDMIRITATR; this is encoded by the coding sequence ATGTCCCGGCGCGCGGTCCTTGCGGGCGGAGCCGGTCTGGCCCTGACTTGCGGGCTGGGCCTAGGCTGGCAGCATGCCCTTGCGGGTGTGTACGAGACCGCAGTCGGCGAGCAGCGGCGCTTCGTGCTGGACGATAATACGCGCATAATGCTCGACACGAACACCCGGGTGCGCTTCACGGCGAGTAATTCTCGGCGCCTGTTGACGCTGGCATCGGGCCGCGTAGACGTCGAGATCGCACGGGATGTGCGGCCCTTCGTCATCGAGGCGGGCGACAGAAGCGTCGTCGCGCAATCGGGCAGGCTGGACTTGCGCCGGGACGACGATGTCGTGCTGATCACCGCGGTTCAGGGCAGCGCGCAGGTGCAGTCGGTCGATGCCCGTGTCGAGCTCTCGGCGGGACATCGCATCGCCATGGAACCGGGTCGGCGGGACCACCTCGACCGTCCCGAGATTGACGACTTGCTGGCGTGGCAGAGCGGGCGACTGGCATTTCGCGACGAAACCGTGGCGCAGGCCGTGGCGGAAATGAACCGCTATAGCCGTCGCGAACTGGTCGTCGCAGATCCTCGCGCAGCCAACCTGCGCCTGAGCGGCGTCTACCGCGTCGGCGATCCGGAGGCTTTCGCGCGCTCGCTGGAAGTTCTTTTGCCCGTAGAGATCACGGCAGCGCCGGACATGATCCGCATAACAGCTACCCGCTGA
- a CDS encoding Crp/Fnr family transcriptional regulator yields MFTDRFLRYKRGVSLSPEERARLEASITEVRTIEPRKIVVRAGQDLNDSTLLIEGILSRYIDDRQGLRQLVAVHVPGDFVDLHAYPLKVLDHDVATMTAATVAIVPHAHLDAIIAECPQLARKLWFSTLIDAAIHRAWLFRLGRLDAMGRVAHFLCEINVRLVSAGLSDGHRFALGLTQTDLAEICGLTNIHVNRVLRQMREEGLCVFRSSLVEIPDPARLAARAQFDPSYLYIDDTPLPPATTEAVP; encoded by the coding sequence GTGTTCACCGACCGCTTCCTGCGATACAAACGGGGTGTCAGCCTCTCGCCCGAAGAGCGCGCAAGGCTGGAAGCTTCGATAACGGAAGTCAGGACGATTGAACCGCGCAAGATCGTGGTTCGGGCCGGGCAAGATCTGAATGACAGCACTCTGCTGATCGAAGGAATCCTGTCACGCTACATCGACGATCGCCAGGGCTTGCGGCAACTGGTAGCCGTTCACGTACCCGGCGACTTCGTTGACCTTCATGCCTATCCGTTGAAGGTTCTCGACCACGACGTGGCCACGATGACTGCGGCGACCGTAGCGATCGTGCCGCATGCCCACTTGGACGCCATCATTGCCGAGTGCCCGCAACTGGCCCGCAAACTGTGGTTCTCGACGCTCATCGATGCTGCGATACACAGGGCGTGGCTGTTCCGCCTCGGCAGGCTCGATGCAATGGGGCGGGTGGCTCACTTCCTGTGCGAAATCAACGTTCGCCTTGTGTCGGCCGGGCTCAGCGATGGGCATCGTTTCGCGCTGGGCCTGACCCAGACCGACCTCGCCGAAATCTGCGGCCTTACCAATATCCACGTCAACCGGGTCCTGCGCCAGATGCGCGAAGAGGGTCTGTGCGTGTTCCGTTCCTCCCTTGTGGAAATACCCGATCCTGCACGTTTGGCCGCCCGAGCGCAGTTCGATCCATCCTATCTCTACATCGACGATACGCCCCTCCCCCCTGCAACCACGGAAGCCGTTCCATGA